The following coding sequences lie in one Deinococcus cellulosilyticus NBRC 106333 = KACC 11606 genomic window:
- a CDS encoding DUF2442 domain-containing protein codes for MLYRVQRVDYIPPYSLRLHYTDGVQLRVNLVSWLREGLLFAPLRNPERFQNYHLERSGQVLSWGEDLEVDVDTFRCD; via the coding sequence ATGTTGTACCGTGTTCAGCGCGTGGATTACATTCCACCTTACAGTCTCAGGCTTCATTACACCGATGGCGTCCAGCTCAGGGTCAATCTGGTTTCCTGGCTTCGAGAAGGCTTGCTCTTTGCCCCCTTGAGAAATCCCGAGCGTTTTCAGAATTACCATCTGGAACGCTCGGGACAGGTTTTGAGCTGGGGAGAGGATTTAGAGGTCGATGTGGACACCTTCAGGTGTGACTAG
- the xylA gene encoding xylose isomerase: MTQYQPKPEHKFTFGLWTVGNPGSDPFGSAVRETISAPYIVEKLAELGAWGVNFHDNDLIPADATPEQERQIKKDFRAALDATGLVVPMATTNLFKDPIFRDGAFTSADARVRAYAIQKTMKAMDLGAEFGAETYVFWGGREGTEVDAGSRTLDAMAWFREALNFLAEYNISQGYNYKFALEPKPNEPRGDIFLPTVGAALGFIATLDHPEMVGVNPEFAHDTMAGLSFPHAIAQAIDAGKLFHVDLNDQKMGRFDQDLRFGSENYKSAFYTVKLLEDSGYQGPRHFDAHALRTEDYDGVWEFARGCMRTYLILKDKVEQYNADEEIQAALAEYFVKDEALSGLTARFSPENAQKLKDTSFDLDGIRSKGRGLEKIDQLTAEVLLGVRGK, encoded by the coding sequence ATGACCCAGTACCAGCCCAAACCTGAACACAAATTCACCTTCGGCCTGTGGACCGTTGGCAATCCGGGCAGCGATCCCTTCGGAAGCGCCGTGCGTGAAACCATTTCTGCCCCTTACATCGTTGAAAAGCTGGCCGAACTGGGTGCATGGGGGGTCAACTTCCACGACAACGACCTGATCCCCGCAGACGCCACCCCTGAGCAGGAACGTCAGATCAAAAAAGATTTCCGCGCCGCTCTGGACGCCACCGGTCTGGTCGTGCCCATGGCCACCACCAACCTGTTCAAAGACCCCATCTTCCGTGATGGTGCGTTCACCAGTGCAGATGCCCGCGTGCGTGCCTATGCCATCCAGAAAACCATGAAAGCCATGGACCTGGGTGCAGAATTCGGCGCAGAAACCTACGTCTTCTGGGGTGGCCGCGAAGGCACCGAAGTGGACGCTGGAAGCCGCACCCTGGACGCCATGGCCTGGTTCCGCGAAGCCCTCAACTTCCTCGCTGAATACAACATTTCCCAGGGCTACAACTACAAATTCGCTCTGGAACCCAAGCCCAATGAACCCAGAGGGGACATCTTCCTGCCCACCGTGGGTGCTGCCCTTGGTTTCATTGCCACCCTGGACCACCCTGAAATGGTCGGCGTGAACCCCGAATTTGCCCACGACACCATGGCTGGCCTCAGCTTCCCCCACGCCATTGCACAGGCCATTGACGCTGGAAAACTCTTCCACGTGGACCTGAACGACCAGAAGATGGGCCGCTTCGACCAGGACCTGCGTTTCGGCAGCGAAAACTACAAATCTGCCTTCTACACCGTCAAACTCCTCGAAGACTCCGGCTACCAGGGTCCCCGTCACTTCGACGCCCACGCCCTGCGCACCGAAGACTACGACGGCGTCTGGGAATTCGCAAGAGGCTGCATGCGCACCTACCTGATCCTCAAGGACAAGGTCGAGCAGTACAACGCCGACGAGGAAATCCAGGCCGCTCTCGCCGAATACTTTGTCAAAGATGAAGCCCTGAGTGGCCTCACCGCCAGATTCAGCCCTGAAAATGCCCAGAAGCTGAAAGACACCAGCTTCGATCTCGACGGCATCCGCAGCAAGGGACGCGGTCTGGAGAAAATCGACCAGCTCACTGCTGAAGTGCTGCTCGGCGTCCGGGGCAAATAA
- a CDS encoding NAD(P)-dependent oxidoreductase: MTGTEQTTLQMGFIGLGHMGEPMALNLVRAGLPLLVWNRTPAKAQILETAGATVADSPADVFRQSSVIVLMLADEASMDQILERGTPAFAEHLKGRILVHMGTTSPEYSRGLEADVKAAGGQYVEAPVSGSRVPAEKAQLVTMLAGTPEAVGTVKPLLKPLCREMVDCGPVPNALLMKLSVNLFLITLVTGLTEAYHFAQQQGLDTELFTQVLAAGPMSSDVSKIKASKLVKQDFSVQASIADVFKNNRLVAEAARKAGIASPLLDVCHALYGETLQLGFGGLDMAAVVKAIENRTEHVNAVSNVD; encoded by the coding sequence ATGACTGGAACCGAACAGACAACGTTGCAGATGGGTTTCATAGGCCTGGGCCACATGGGTGAACCGATGGCCCTCAACCTTGTCCGGGCCGGGCTTCCCCTGCTGGTGTGGAACCGCACCCCTGCCAAGGCCCAGATTCTGGAAACTGCAGGAGCCACAGTGGCTGACAGCCCTGCTGACGTTTTCAGGCAATCTTCGGTGATCGTCCTGATGCTGGCCGATGAAGCTTCCATGGACCAGATTCTGGAACGGGGCACCCCTGCCTTCGCAGAACACCTGAAAGGCCGCATTCTGGTTCACATGGGAACCACGTCTCCTGAATACTCCAGAGGTCTGGAGGCCGATGTGAAAGCTGCAGGAGGACAGTATGTGGAGGCTCCTGTCTCGGGCTCTCGTGTCCCTGCAGAGAAAGCACAACTGGTCACCATGCTTGCTGGAACACCTGAGGCAGTGGGAACCGTCAAACCCCTGCTCAAACCCCTGTGCCGGGAAATGGTGGACTGTGGCCCGGTCCCGAATGCCCTTCTGATGAAGCTTTCGGTGAACCTGTTCCTGATCACCCTGGTCACAGGCCTCACCGAGGCGTACCACTTTGCACAGCAGCAAGGGCTCGACACCGAACTGTTCACACAGGTGCTGGCTGCAGGACCCATGAGCAGCGATGTCTCGAAAATCAAGGCCAGCAAACTGGTCAAACAGGATTTCTCGGTGCAGGCCTCCATTGCAGATGTGTTCAAAAACAACCGTCTGGTCGCAGAGGCCGCACGCAAAGCAGGCATTGCATCTCCCCTGCTGGACGTGTGTCATGCCCTTTACGGGGAAACGCTCCAGCTGGGTTTTGGAGGGCTGGACATGGCTGCCGTGGTCAAAGCCATCGAAAACCGCACAGAGCATGTGAATGCCGTGTCCAATGTGGATTGA
- the xylF gene encoding D-xylose ABC transporter substrate-binding protein, whose protein sequence is MKKAWLLACALGVSAFSSALAADVVVGVSWSNFQEERWKTDEAAIKAELAKTGAKYISADAQSSNEKQISDIEGLITKGANVLIVLAQDNVAILPAIQKAKAEGIPVIAYDRLIEDAGAFYISFDNKEVGKLQAQMILSAKPKGNYVFIKGSPTDPNADILFQGQMEVLKKAMDSGAIKKVGEQYTEGWKPEVAQRNMEQILTAQGNKVDAVVASNDGTAGGAVAALSGVGLAGKVPVSGQDADKAALNRIAKGLQTGTVWKDSRTLGQKAAEIAVKLAGGTALNKIPGAKPFNGGPKKVSVSSILLKPVVIKKNNLNVIIDAKWATKAEVCAGVTGKSIPPACK, encoded by the coding sequence ATGAAAAAAGCCTGGCTTCTTGCATGTGCTCTTGGTGTTTCTGCATTCTCTTCTGCACTCGCTGCAGATGTGGTCGTCGGGGTGAGCTGGTCCAACTTTCAGGAGGAACGCTGGAAGACCGATGAGGCCGCCATCAAAGCCGAACTCGCCAAAACGGGCGCAAAATACATCAGCGCAGATGCCCAGAGCAGCAACGAAAAACAGATCAGTGACATCGAAGGCCTGATCACCAAAGGCGCAAACGTTCTCATCGTGCTCGCACAGGACAACGTCGCCATCCTGCCCGCCATCCAGAAGGCCAAAGCAGAAGGCATTCCTGTGATTGCCTATGACCGACTGATTGAAGATGCAGGTGCCTTCTACATCTCCTTCGACAACAAAGAAGTGGGCAAACTGCAGGCCCAGATGATCCTCAGTGCCAAACCCAAAGGCAACTACGTCTTCATCAAGGGAAGCCCCACCGACCCCAACGCTGACATTCTGTTCCAGGGCCAGATGGAAGTGCTGAAAAAAGCCATGGACTCCGGAGCCATCAAGAAAGTCGGAGAGCAGTACACCGAAGGCTGGAAGCCTGAAGTCGCCCAGCGCAACATGGAGCAGATCCTCACCGCCCAGGGCAACAAGGTGGACGCTGTGGTCGCCTCCAACGACGGAACCGCAGGCGGTGCCGTGGCCGCCCTCAGTGGTGTGGGTCTCGCGGGCAAGGTGCCTGTGTCCGGTCAGGACGCCGACAAAGCTGCCCTCAACCGCATCGCCAAAGGCCTGCAAACCGGAACCGTCTGGAAGGACTCCCGCACCCTCGGTCAGAAAGCCGCCGAGATTGCAGTGAAACTCGCTGGAGGCACCGCCCTCAACAAGATCCCCGGAGCCAAACCCTTCAACGGTGGCCCCAAGAAAGTCTCCGTGAGCAGCATCCTGCTGAAACCTGTGGTGATCAAGAAGAACAACCTGAACGTGATCATCGACGCCAAATGGGCCACCAAAGCCGAAGTGTGCGCTGGTGTGACCGGCAAGAGCATTCCCCCAGCCTGCAAATAA
- the xylB gene encoding xylulokinase yields MAQVTLGLDLGTSGARVLAVDATGKIIAEVIKTHPLYTPQPGWTEQNPQEWWDSSISALGEVVEQLPEGTEVLALGLSGQMHGMVALDAQGQVIRNALLWNDQRTGNAVEKLNSIIGKDTFIARTGNPAITGFQLPKVIWLRDEEPENYAKVRHILLPKDYISYRLTGEMRAEPSDASGTNCFHLASKQWDEDILGALDIPVSYFPEVIASDDVVGRLSAEVAKQVGLPAGIPVVAGAGDNAAAATGLRISQDDIHTGTLSLGSSGVIFAPLTEANPDPQGRVHLFCHADGAYNLLGVTLSAASSLQWLRDTLFPNHAFTQLTEMAAQSKPGANGVTFKPYLAGERTPHLNPNLRASLSGLSLASNANDIVRSVLEGVAFSLKDALNIIQPLTPLKQVLATGGGSKSDLWVQILADVLEIPVLKPAYVQGAAYGAALLGFKVAGFPLPEREPAVHTTLPQNADAYREGYERYVGYMG; encoded by the coding sequence ATGGCTCAAGTGACCCTGGGTCTGGACTTAGGCACCTCTGGCGCACGCGTTCTGGCGGTCGATGCCACAGGCAAAATCATCGCAGAAGTCATCAAAACCCACCCCCTCTACACCCCCCAGCCTGGATGGACCGAACAGAACCCCCAGGAGTGGTGGGACTCTTCGATTTCTGCCCTGGGGGAAGTTGTGGAGCAACTTCCCGAAGGCACCGAAGTGCTGGCCCTGGGCCTCTCAGGCCAGATGCACGGGATGGTCGCTCTGGATGCTCAAGGGCAGGTGATCCGAAATGCACTCCTGTGGAACGACCAGCGCACCGGAAATGCCGTCGAGAAACTGAACAGCATCATCGGCAAGGACACTTTCATTGCCCGCACCGGAAACCCGGCCATCACCGGATTTCAACTTCCCAAAGTGATCTGGCTGCGAGATGAAGAACCCGAGAACTACGCAAAAGTGCGCCACATCCTGCTGCCCAAGGATTACATCTCCTACAGGCTCACCGGAGAGATGAGGGCAGAACCCAGTGACGCCTCTGGAACCAACTGCTTCCACCTTGCCAGCAAGCAGTGGGACGAAGACATCCTGGGTGCACTGGACATTCCTGTTTCCTATTTCCCAGAAGTGATTGCTTCTGATGATGTGGTGGGACGCCTCTCTGCAGAGGTCGCAAAACAGGTGGGCCTGCCCGCAGGCATTCCCGTGGTGGCAGGCGCAGGAGACAACGCTGCAGCGGCAACCGGCCTGAGAATCAGCCAGGACGACATCCACACCGGAACCCTCTCCCTGGGCTCCTCTGGCGTGATCTTCGCCCCCCTCACCGAGGCAAATCCTGATCCACAGGGCCGGGTGCACCTGTTCTGCCACGCAGATGGGGCCTACAATCTGCTCGGGGTGACCCTCAGTGCGGCCAGCAGTCTGCAATGGCTCAGAGACACCCTCTTTCCAAACCACGCCTTCACCCAGCTCACCGAAATGGCCGCCCAGAGCAAACCCGGAGCCAACGGCGTGACCTTCAAACCTTACCTCGCCGGAGAGCGCACCCCCCACCTGAACCCCAACCTGAGGGCTTCCCTCTCTGGATTGTCTCTTGCCAGCAATGCCAACGACATCGTGCGCTCTGTGCTGGAAGGGGTCGCTTTCTCCCTCAAAGACGCCCTGAACATCATCCAGCCCCTCACCCCCCTCAAGCAGGTCCTGGCCACAGGTGGCGGCTCCAAATCCGACCTGTGGGTGCAGATCCTGGCCGATGTGCTCGAAATTCCCGTGCTGAAACCCGCTTACGTGCAGGGAGCAGCTTACGGTGCAGCCCTGCTCGGGTTCAAAGTGGCCGGATTCCCCCTGCCTGAACGTGAACCTGCCGTACACACCACCCTGCCCCAGAATGCGGATGCTTATCGGGAAGGGTATGAGCGGTATGTGGGGTACATGGGGTAA
- a CDS encoding arsenic transporter gives MLLALILFLVTLALVILQPFKLSIGWSASIGAAIALLLGLVTLQDVQTVWGLIWNATITFIALIVISMLLDEAGFFRWAALHVSRWGKGSGRRLFVLMVVLGAVVTSVFANDGAALILTPIMLEILFALGFTGVTALAFVMAVGFIADATSLPLIISNLTNIITADYFSISFEQYASVMFWVNLASLAGSLGLLYWIYRKSIPARYDMQNLPDPQSAIRSRGVFLSGWAVLLVLLVGYFSAERFHIPVSFITVAGAIWLWIVAGRSRNLSTRKVLKSAPWHIVIFSLGMYLVVYGLKNQGLTDLISRLLEQMGSNLWTGTLGAGFLIALLSSLMNNLPTVLIGALSIDGAQVSQTVKEGMIYANVVGSDLGPKITPIGSLATLLWMHVLSQKGIQVTWGYYFRIGILLTLPVLLLTLVVLVVVLQ, from the coding sequence GTGCTGCTCGCCCTGATCCTGTTCCTGGTTACACTTGCATTGGTCATCCTTCAACCCTTCAAACTCTCCATTGGCTGGAGTGCCTCCATCGGTGCAGCCATTGCCCTCCTGCTTGGCCTGGTGACCCTGCAGGACGTGCAGACCGTGTGGGGACTGATCTGGAACGCCACCATCACCTTCATTGCCCTGATCGTCATCAGCATGCTGCTGGACGAGGCCGGATTTTTCAGGTGGGCCGCCCTGCATGTGAGCCGCTGGGGAAAAGGCAGCGGGAGACGCCTCTTTGTGCTGATGGTGGTGCTTGGAGCCGTGGTCACCAGTGTTTTTGCCAACGATGGAGCCGCACTGATCCTCACCCCGATCATGCTGGAAATCCTGTTTGCACTGGGATTCACAGGAGTCACCGCTCTGGCCTTCGTGATGGCTGTCGGATTCATTGCAGATGCCACGAGCCTCCCCCTGATCATCTCGAATTTGACCAACATCATCACCGCCGATTACTTCTCAATCAGCTTCGAACAGTACGCCAGTGTGATGTTCTGGGTGAATCTGGCCTCCCTGGCAGGCAGTCTGGGATTGCTCTACTGGATTTACCGCAAAAGCATCCCTGCACGTTACGACATGCAGAACCTGCCTGACCCTCAAAGTGCCATTCGCAGCAGAGGGGTGTTTCTGTCTGGCTGGGCGGTGCTGCTGGTGCTGCTGGTTGGTTATTTCAGTGCAGAACGGTTTCACATTCCAGTGAGTTTCATCACAGTGGCAGGAGCAATCTGGCTTTGGATTGTGGCTGGAAGGTCACGGAATCTCAGCACCCGCAAAGTCCTGAAAAGCGCCCCCTGGCACATCGTGATTTTCAGCCTGGGCATGTATCTGGTGGTCTACGGCCTGAAAAACCAGGGCCTCACCGACCTGATCAGCCGACTGCTGGAACAGATGGGCTCAAACCTGTGGACGGGGACTCTGGGCGCAGGTTTCCTGATCGCCCTGCTCTCCAGCCTGATGAACAACCTCCCCACCGTCTTGATCGGCGCCCTCTCCATCGATGGTGCACAGGTGTCACAGACAGTCAAAGAAGGCATGATCTACGCCAACGTGGTCGGCAGCGATCTGGGGCCGAAAATCACCCCCATTGGCAGCCTCGCCACCCTGCTGTGGATGCATGTGCTGTCCCAGAAGGGCATTCAGGTGACCTGGGGGTACTACTTCCGCATTGGGATTCTGCTGACGCTTCCGGTGCTGCTCCTGACACTGGTGGTGCTGGTGGTGGTGCTGCAGTAG
- a CDS encoding ROK family transcriptional regulator, which produces MKHAGAIAGDQALLKKLNRMALLRTIRETPGLSRADLAKKLDLAKPTVSQLIQELAEEGWILLGSQEASRVGRPSLPIHFNHDGLALVGVELTPHQLNLVVTNPRGEVLKAEQERHAGGDPTSVLSQTAALMVRALEHCQTEKRQVVGVGLGLPGPVDPRSGVLLYAPNLDWSSVPVQSFLESALKQAGQDVLLYINNEAKTAAMSEYMFGNLTDVEDLIYLSLGEGLGSGFVLKRDILHGRSGYAGEIGHTILQPDQGRRCTCGKTGCAETLISVRALSQSLFGHGQGTLNEITEALQVQNPETFSAVHSFSRYLGILISNLLTTFNPSRVVLGGPLMGLSEHFWDSMLNEVRTRTHPGIYTDQVIVKCRFEEHASAIGAAGSALQMALNVRSQV; this is translated from the coding sequence ATGAAACACGCAGGTGCCATTGCGGGCGATCAGGCCCTTCTCAAAAAACTCAACCGGATGGCCCTGCTGAGGACCATCCGGGAAACCCCTGGCCTGTCCCGTGCAGACCTGGCCAAAAAACTGGATCTGGCCAAACCCACCGTGAGCCAGCTCATTCAGGAGCTCGCAGAGGAAGGCTGGATTTTGCTGGGAAGCCAGGAGGCGTCCCGTGTGGGACGGCCTTCCCTGCCCATCCATTTCAACCACGATGGGCTCGCCCTGGTCGGGGTGGAACTGACCCCCCACCAGTTGAATCTGGTCGTGACCAACCCCCGGGGTGAAGTGCTGAAGGCAGAACAGGAACGCCACGCAGGAGGAGATCCCACCAGCGTGCTTTCCCAGACAGCAGCCCTGATGGTTCGTGCACTGGAACACTGCCAGACCGAGAAACGGCAGGTGGTGGGGGTCGGTCTGGGGCTTCCCGGCCCGGTGGACCCCAGAAGTGGAGTGCTGCTGTACGCACCCAACCTCGACTGGTCCAGTGTGCCGGTGCAGTCCTTTCTGGAGTCTGCCCTGAAACAGGCCGGGCAGGACGTGCTGCTCTACATCAACAACGAAGCCAAGACCGCAGCCATGAGCGAGTACATGTTCGGGAACCTGACCGATGTCGAGGACCTGATCTACCTGAGCCTCGGGGAAGGTCTGGGCTCAGGCTTTGTGCTGAAAAGAGACATCCTGCATGGCCGCAGTGGTTACGCCGGAGAGATCGGGCACACCATCTTGCAACCCGATCAGGGCAGGCGCTGCACCTGCGGAAAAACCGGATGTGCAGAAACCCTGATCAGTGTGCGTGCCCTCAGCCAGAGCCTGTTCGGACATGGGCAGGGCACCCTGAATGAAATCACCGAGGCCCTGCAGGTGCAGAACCCAGAAACCTTCAGTGCTGTCCACAGTTTCTCCCGGTATCTGGGCATCCTGATCAGCAACCTGCTCACCACCTTCAACCCCAGTCGGGTGGTGCTGGGAGGGCCCCTGATGGGCCTCTCAGAGCACTTCTGGGACAGCATGCTCAACGAGGTGCGCACCCGGACCCATCCCGGAATCTACACCGATCAGGTGATTGTGAAGTGCCGCTTTGAAGAACACGCCAGTGCCATCGGGGCTGCAGGAAGTGCTCTGCAGATGGCCCTGAATGTGCGGTCTCAGGTCTGA
- a CDS encoding ATP-binding cassette domain-containing protein, which translates to MQKLVEMQNISKRFGGVQSLDDVSVDLMPGEVVGLLGHNGAGKSTLIKILSGAYTADSGKILVNGQEAHIRSPKDAQRYGIETIYQNLALADNLDVAANIFLGRELLKGPTLDEDHMEYEARQVLDRLKVHLPTLKKPVLTFSGGQRQAIAIARAIYFKARVLIMDEPTAALGPQETRQVGELIKALKSEGVGIFLISHDMHDVFDLSDRVSVMKNGKLVGTVRTQDVTQDEVLGMIISGAKPAVMMR; encoded by the coding sequence ATGCAGAAGCTTGTGGAAATGCAAAACATCAGCAAGCGCTTCGGAGGGGTGCAATCCCTCGACGATGTCAGCGTGGACCTGATGCCCGGTGAAGTGGTTGGCCTTCTTGGGCACAACGGGGCAGGCAAAAGCACCCTGATCAAGATCCTCTCCGGGGCCTACACTGCAGATTCCGGAAAGATCCTGGTGAACGGTCAGGAAGCCCACATCCGCAGCCCCAAAGACGCCCAGCGTTACGGCATCGAGACCATCTACCAGAACCTCGCTCTGGCAGACAACCTCGATGTGGCCGCCAACATCTTTTTAGGCCGTGAACTTCTCAAAGGCCCCACTTTGGATGAAGACCACATGGAATACGAAGCGAGACAGGTGCTGGACCGCCTGAAAGTCCACCTCCCCACCCTCAAAAAACCCGTGCTGACCTTCTCGGGCGGGCAGAGGCAGGCCATCGCCATTGCCCGGGCCATCTACTTCAAAGCCAGAGTCCTGATCATGGACGAACCCACTGCAGCACTGGGTCCCCAGGAAACCCGTCAGGTGGGCGAACTGATCAAAGCCCTCAAATCCGAAGGGGTCGGCATTTTCCTGATCTCCCACGACATGCACGACGTGTTCGACCTCTCCGACCGGGTCAGCGTGATGAAAAACGGCAAACTGGTCGGCACCGTCCGCACCCAGGATGTCACGCAGGACGAGGTGCTGGGCATGATCATCTCGGGAGCCAAACCTGCGGTGATGATGCGGTAA
- a CDS encoding sugar ABC transporter permease: protein MQRSVEKQDRQNIMSSLQLDGRLVFMVVAIAVIWLGFHLLTDQTFLTARNLWNLAVQTSVVGVMVGGMVLIIVTRNIDLSIGSMLGFAGMVMAVANTRLPIADPWNAIVTLLLGLLLGLLLGAVQGYFVAYLGVPSFIITLGGLLIYRSGAWILTEGQTIAPLTEHFQVLGGGLNGSIGGPWTWTLGLFAMLAVLGGDISGHRKRQSRGLATRPVWAQAVVTLISLLLILGFTLVMNGYTYPQTDIARGMPVPVLITLLVIGIMTWVVRYTRFGRYVFAFGGNPEAARLAGINTRMLTVQIFALMGVLAGLAGAIQTARLNAGTNSTGTLAELSVIAAAVIGGTSLAGGVGTITGAMLGALLMSSLANGMGLMDLQTAWQNVVQGGVLILAVWLDVLYNRNRVK, encoded by the coding sequence ATGCAGAGAAGTGTAGAAAAACAGGACCGCCAGAACATCATGTCCAGCCTGCAACTGGATGGACGTCTGGTGTTCATGGTGGTCGCCATTGCGGTGATCTGGCTTGGGTTTCACCTGCTGACCGACCAGACGTTCCTGACGGCACGCAACCTGTGGAACCTCGCGGTGCAGACCAGTGTGGTGGGTGTGATGGTGGGCGGAATGGTGTTGATCATCGTCACCCGCAACATCGACCTCTCGATTGGCAGCATGCTGGGTTTCGCAGGCATGGTGATGGCCGTTGCAAACACCCGCCTTCCGATTGCTGACCCCTGGAATGCCATTGTGACCCTGCTGCTGGGCCTTTTGCTGGGCCTCTTGCTGGGTGCTGTGCAGGGATATTTTGTGGCCTACCTGGGGGTGCCGAGTTTCATCATCACCCTGGGGGGACTCCTCATTTATCGTTCTGGAGCATGGATTCTCACCGAAGGCCAGACCATCGCCCCGCTCACCGAGCATTTTCAGGTGCTTGGTGGGGGCCTCAATGGTTCCATCGGTGGACCCTGGACCTGGACGCTGGGCCTTTTTGCCATGCTGGCTGTGCTGGGTGGAGACATCTCCGGTCACCGCAAACGCCAGTCCAGAGGCCTCGCCACCCGTCCGGTGTGGGCGCAGGCCGTGGTGACCCTGATCAGCCTGCTGCTGATTCTGGGATTCACACTGGTGATGAACGGTTACACCTATCCACAGACAGACATTGCCAGAGGCATGCCCGTTCCTGTTTTGATCACCTTGCTGGTGATTGGGATCATGACCTGGGTGGTGCGTTACACCCGCTTTGGCCGTTACGTGTTCGCCTTCGGGGGCAACCCTGAGGCTGCACGTCTGGCCGGGATCAACACCCGCATGCTCACCGTGCAGATCTTCGCCCTGATGGGTGTCCTTGCAGGACTGGCCGGGGCCATCCAGACCGCCCGACTGAATGCAGGCACCAACTCCACCGGAACCCTGGCAGAACTCAGCGTGATTGCTGCCGCAGTGATCGGTGGGACGTCGCTGGCAGGTGGGGTCGGAACCATCACCGGAGCCATGCTCGGTGCCCTCCTGATGTCGAGCCTTGCAAACGGCATGGGCCTGATGGACCTGCAGACCGCATGGCAGAATGTGGTGCAAGGAGGAGTCCTCATTCTGGCTGTCTGGCTCGATGTGCTTTACAACAGGAACCGGGTGAAGTGA